aaaatattcaCCAGGATTGTGCTTTTTGTTCAAGGAATTTACATGTTGAATGAACTATTCACAAGGAGTTACATTTTCTTCTGGAATTTACATGTTTAATGAATTATTCACCAGAATTTGCATTTTATGCTGTGTGAAATATTCACCCAGATTTGCATTTTCGCTACTAGGATTTTAGCAAGAAATTTACATCTTGCATGAAAGTTTCACCAGTAATGACAATTTCAAATGCAGCAATTTCAACGGCAATCGCTTTTCTTAAATATCTCTTCGGCTATCGTTTTTGACTTTACAAGATATGTGGTAGGGTAGGATAAGATCTATGAGCATATTGTTGTACGATAACATTATGATATTCCACTTGTATTTCTGTACAGTTATTACATTCATAGTTGGgtttaatacaaatgtaaaacatgttgtcaAGTTACACGGATTTAATGAGCCAGGAAGTTATTTTGGATTCTCAGTTGGAATAGGATACAACAAAAACACCGCAAAGAACGTGTAAGTCTTCAGCACAATATTTAGGGAGTTGGGTGAATGGGGGCGAGGTCtgcctttatttttttctttggttgcattcttttcttCCAAAAGATATTCTGGACAATTTTTATACTATAGCATCACAACAGCAGTCCATAAAGGCTGAATACACACTGTATTCATTGTATGAAGCTCCTGGCGACGGCGTTCTGGAAAGGCAATTCCAAAATATGCCAGTGACGCGCATAAtgcactttcataatatgtatagacactgactatagcatgaccggacagttAAATCCTGTTTCTAGGCACTTTTCGCACTTTTGGCTCCCTGGCTATCAGAAGCAGATAAAACTGTACATTCGAGACAGGCGGGGTGTGGCTTCTATTCACCAAAGCCGtcattacattttgcattttagtgAGTTTAGCATTATGTAGAAACAGTTTAGCATTATGTAATGACAGTTTAGCATGATGTAACAACAGTTTAGCATAATGTAATAACAATTTAGCATAATGTAACAACAATTTAGCATAATGTAATAACAGTTTAGCATTATGTAATAACAGTTTAGCATTATGTAATAACAGTTTAGCATAATGTAACAACAGTTTAGCATAATGTAATAACAATTTAGCATAATGTAACAACAGTTTAGCATTATGTAACAACAGTTTAGCATAATGTAACAACAGTTTAGCATAATGTAATAACAATTTAGCATAATGTAACAACAATTTCCCGTATCGTAACACACTTATGTAAAAATACTGGTACAGACAGCTGTGGGGTCGTATGTAATAAGTCAAATATGAATTGAATATTTCGTTTTAGGATTTTAGTTGGCGCTCCACGGAGTAATGACCCTGCATTGCCAGATGTACCGAGGCCCGGTGTGGTGTTTGCCTGCACAGCTTATCAAAAGATATGGAACTGCAGCAAGCTGGATATATATAGTAAGCATTTGCCTGTATCTACTCGAACACAGTGGGTCGCACCGTGTAGCATGAGGGTGTTCCAAAAAGTGGGTTATTTAAACACATTATATTTACATACGACTGAAAATGGCTTCCGTCTTTTTTTAGCTTTAGTTTTATATTTGGATAACACAAGCGCCgtaaaatcaatagaaaataTTTGGTAATTAGTTCCTATGATAAACCATTTTTAGCCGAACTTTGAACAAAGGaaggaatatttaaaaaaacaacaacattttatatgtTCTTAAGGGTTTAAACCAcactgggacttcttgcaaatgtAAGCATTGTCTAAACGCACAAAATAGTTTTAattcttacaatattttaacaGTAGTATGCTATCATAGTATTTGCTTTACTTTTCCgtgaatcaaaaaaaaaaaaaaaagacccgCCGACGTCAAATTGTATTTCGCCCTCCGATTATAA
This DNA window, taken from Mercenaria mercenaria strain notata unplaced genomic scaffold, MADL_Memer_1 contig_661, whole genome shotgun sequence, encodes the following:
- the LOC128554701 gene encoding integrin alpha-9-like — protein: MSILLYDNIMIFHLYFCTVITFIVGFNTNVKHVVKLHGFNEPGSYFGFSVGIGYNKNTAKNVILVGAPRSNDPALPDVPRPGVVFACTAYQKIWNCSKLDIYNDSDLHEDVLVRRNESWLGGSIYVSASNIVATCAHKSDDWRDMYLDGECFEFPLEDIPSVSFSVRTYRGMSHHSANFGFGTSVHYTKVGRVMTYIIIG